CTTTATCCCAAAAATGCTTTATCCCTATGAGAACTGATGCATAATTTCCTCTAAGAAAATGATATATTTCTTCAATGCTCCAATTTTCCCAATCTATATAGTCTTGTCCATTCAAAACATTAGGAGCTTTTCTTATTTCACCAGTTATTTCTTGTTTCATTGGCTTTACTGTATTTTCAGCTATATCATTAACTGCTTTTACTATCAATTTTGTTCCTATGCGAATAGCCTTCTTCTGTAAACTTTCTATGGCTTCTCCATGATAAATTTCATACTTCTGTTGATATATAATATCCCCCGTATCTTCTCCTTTATCCACATAATGAATTGTTATGCCACCTTGCTTTTCCATATAATAATACATCCAAAACCACGGATTTGCTCCTCTATATTGAGGTAAATAGGAGGGATGCATATTAATAACTCCATACTTAGGTATTTCTATAATGTTAGGTTTAAGAAGTTGTGAAAAACTGGCTATACAAATCAAGTCCGGGGTTAATTTTTTTATCGTTCTTTCCATATCAACAACATTAATATCGCTACAAAAAAAATACGGTAGCTTCTTTTTCTTTG
The genomic region above belongs to Defluviitalea saccharophila and contains:
- a CDS encoding methionyl-tRNA formyltransferase, with protein sequence MRKLNILFLGMNGFFSLLPLQALNKYHNIIGIIEAAPRKYRQSFRFKAYYHTLKIYHWIFKRKDISVLKEFAKKKKLPYFFCSDINVVDMERTIKKLTPDLICIASFSQLLKPNIIEIPKYGVINMHPSYLPQYRGANPWFWMYYYMEKQGGITIHYVDKGEDTGDIIYQQKYEIYHGEAIESLQKKAIRIGTKLIVKAVNDIAENTVKPMKQEITGEIRKAPNVLNGQDYIDWENWSIEEIYHFLRGNYASVLIGIKHFWDKGKNLSILDYKKCKILKKYAIGSIYKEQDREWICCKDGKIYVKRTFDIHKLIKNLL